The stretch of DNA TGGATCGAGTCACTGGTCAAGCGGGCACGGAACCGCAAGTTCCCGGCATTGCTGCCGATGATGCGGAGCTGATAGGTCGCCGTTTCCGACGGTCCCAATTCCGGAATCGAGCGGAAGACCAACAGGCCATTCTCAGCAATGTGAGCCGAGGGGCCTTCGGCATTGATCAACTCGATACCGTTGGGCAGTTCGATGGAGATGCCCATGTTGGCGGCGGCTTTGGAGCCACGGTTTTCCACACGCACTTCGATCGATGTTTCCGCACCGACTTCGACCGGATCGTCCCGATCGTCGACGACCATGACCAAGGCGGCACTGCCTTCGACGTTGGCGGCCATTTCGATTTCCTTGTGGCTGCCTTCATCCGATGTGACACGGACGTGGTGTTTGAAATCACCAATGGTTTTGGCCAGCAATTCGATGTCCAGTTCGACCGATTGTCCGGCGTCCAAGTGCCCGACATACCAGGTCACACCCTTGCCCGTGGAATCTGCTTTGCCGCCGTTGCTGGCTTTGACAAATTCGAATCCGGTCGGGATTTCGTGGTAGACGCGAACGTTGTTGCTCGCAGCACCACCGTCGTTGGTGACAGTCACACTGTATTTGCCGCGGCGATTGATGTACCGCAGTGAAGGTCCATCGAGATTGACGTCCAGGCTAGGAGCGACAATTTCGATACGGGACGCGGCCCGTTGTTTCAAGCCGCCTTTACCGGTGGCCTGTACGAGTACGATATGATCGCCACCATTGACAGCCGCCATGGCAAGGCGGATCGAGCGGCTTTCACCGGGGCCCAATGAACCGACACCGATGGACAGGTCGGTTCCTTTAGAATGTTTCAGTCCTTCAGGAATCGTGGCTTGCAGAACGACATTGTGAGCCACACCGGTTCCCGGATTGGAAACGGTCACCATGTGGGGAGTCGGGTCGCCGATGACGGCAGATTCCGGTCCCTTCATTTCGACTTTCAACAACGGCTCGTCCACTTGGAAGTTAGCAATCGATGTTCCCGTGAAGCGAACATTCGCAGCCGTCGCCAATTCACCCGGAATGCTCGGAATCAAGCGAATCCGGATTTCGGTTTTGGAACCGGCCGCCAATTCGGGGAATTCCCAAGTCAATCGCTCGACGCTATTGGCCGGTTTGGGTTCGGCATCCAACAGGCGGACTGAGTTCGGGAATGTCGCATCGACGATGACTTCGTGTGCGGCAGCGTCGCTGGTGTTCTCAACGATCAGACTGCATTCGCATTCTTGACCGACATTGATTTCATCATACATTTTCCATGTCAAATTGACCGCTGGTGTTCCGGTCGAGCGGACGATGGAGTGTGCGGTTGTTGTGACAGGCTTGTCCGCGGCGGCCGACGGCTCAACAAAATCAATGGCCGGTTTCGTATCAGCCGATTTGACTGCACGTGTCTGGCGGATTGTTGCACGAGCCCCTTCCTTAAACAAGTGGTCGGCGTTGTAGACCGGAGGTTTCGGAGCGACCTCAATTTTCCCCGAGGCCTGACGAACCTTCTCGTCCCGCCCCAATTGATCGTCACTGCGGTGATCAGCGTGACGCACATCTTTGACGTCGCCAGGCTTGGCCTCTGCCGCAGCTTGTACTGCTTTCTCGTCTTCTGCTTCGAACAGTTTTCGATAGTTTTTGACGGCGGTCGCACGATCGCGACTATAGCGACGGCTCGCTCTTTTCTTTTTTGCCAAGAATTTTTCGTAGCGTGAGGCGGTGTCATCCACTCCCGCGTTTTGGTCCGCGGCCCAGGCCGCACTGGTCATTCCCACGATGGTTGCCATCGCGAGCATCCACATCCCGCTTCGCATCCTAGATACCTCATTCATTCAAAGTAGTGACCGGTCCGTTGCGACGAGTCATCCCGAAAAACCGAAACATCGCTGACCGGTACTTGGCCCGGAAAAGTGGTTTTTTTGAGAGACGCTTTCTGAATTCTCGAGTAGGACCTTAAGGATCCCCAAGAGGATTCAGCTGCCGTCGCAGCCCTGTGGCAAAGCCGATGATTCATCACCGACTAGACACACACAAATCATCCATTGTCGTTGGTATCGGTCGTTTCAATCGTACGGCTAAAGCCGATTTGGCAAGATTTGACGGTTTTTCCGATTGTGCGGCGCCAACTGAGCGCAAACGTTTCGAGATGCGCGGTTGAATCTCGACCGCCGAATCGACAAACTGGCTAAAACCAGTTTCAAAACCGGGTCGTGCCTGTTCCGGTCACTTGGTCACTTGTAGATCAGTTCACTTGCATCTCAGTGTCAGCGGGCCGCATCCCAGGGTTTTGAAACAACTGGTACCGAGACGCGTTTGCCTTCCCCCCTGTTCCCCTGTGTTTACTGAGAGCGGCGGCCGATATGCGGTATCTCCCGACCAGACAGCGACTGATTTGTGCAATTGCGGTCCTGTACCTTCTTTGTGGAGCAGCAATCTTGAGGGACTTTCAACCTTATCTCGATACGGAACAAGTTGTTGCCGACAGCGGCTACGTGCGGCCGGCGCCCAACGGACGCCAAAGCCGGTCAGCAGTCATCGCCCAAAACGGCATCGTCGCCACCAGCCAACCGTTGGCTGCCCAAGCGGGATTGGATGTCCTCAAAGCGGGTGGCAATGCCGCCGACGCTGCTATCGCCGCCAACGCCGTAATTGGGCTCACCGAACCGATGAGTTGTGGCATCGGCGGTGATCTGTTCGTGATCTATTGGGATGCAAAATCGCAAAAGCTGTACGGCCTCAACGCCAGCGGACGCAGCCCCTACGCATTGAATCGCCAAGTTTTTACCGAGCAAGGTTTGACGCAGATTCCCACACAAGGGCCGCTCGCGTGGTCGGTGCCGGGATGTGTCGATGGTTGGGCGGAACTCAACGAGCGGTTTGGAACCATGCCGCTCAAAGAAATTTTGCAACCTGCCATTGAATATGCCGAAGCGGGGTTTCCGGTTAGCGAAATCATCGGCCTCGGCTGGAAAGGCTCGCAGCGATCGCTCAGTGCTTGGCCCGACTCGGCAACAACGTACCTCCCTGGCGGGAGCGCGCCGGGCATCGGAGAAATCTTCAAAAATCCTAATCTGGCTGCCAGCTACCGCAAAATTGCCGAACAAGGCCGCGACGCGTTTTATCGTGGCGACATCGCTAAATCGATTGTCGACTTCAGCGAAAAAAACGGGGGCTATTTTTCCCTCCGCGATTTTGAAGACCATACCTCGGAATGGGTCGAACCGGTTTCAACAAATTACCGCGGCTACGACATCTGGGAACTCCCCCCCAATGGCCAGGGGATTGCGGCGCTGCAGATTTTGAATCTTTTGGAGCCATACGACATCAAATCGCTGGGGCACAACAGCCCGGAATTCGCGCAT from Symmachiella dynata encodes:
- the ggt gene encoding gamma-glutamyltransferase, producing the protein MRDFQPYLDTEQVVADSGYVRPAPNGRQSRSAVIAQNGIVATSQPLAAQAGLDVLKAGGNAADAAIAANAVIGLTEPMSCGIGGDLFVIYWDAKSQKLYGLNASGRSPYALNRQVFTEQGLTQIPTQGPLAWSVPGCVDGWAELNERFGTMPLKEILQPAIEYAEAGFPVSEIIGLGWKGSQRSLSAWPDSATTYLPGGSAPGIGEIFKNPNLAASYRKIAEQGRDAFYRGDIAKSIVDFSEKNGGYFSLRDFEDHTSEWVEPVSTNYRGYDIWELPPNGQGIAALQILNLLEPYDIKSLGHNSPEFAHLFVEAKKLAFADRAKFYADPSFNKLPTAELISKPYADRRRQLIDPSRAATNVPAGDPILQNGDTIYLTVVDKDRNCCSLIQSNYYSFGSQVVPGDVGFVLQNRGALFSLQEDHLNRLEPHKRPFHTIIPAMATKDGKPWLCFGVMGGDMQPQGHAQVLINMIDFGMDVQEAGDAARIRHLGSRTPTDIPMDATGGTVNVEPTIPQSTIDALQAKGHRVERSVGGFGGYQAIMVDHDQGTLHGGTEPRKDGAAVGY
- a CDS encoding DUF11 domain-containing protein, with the translated sequence MRSGMWMLAMATIVGMTSAAWAADQNAGVDDTASRYEKFLAKKKRASRRYSRDRATAVKNYRKLFEAEDEKAVQAAAEAKPGDVKDVRHADHRSDDQLGRDEKVRQASGKIEVAPKPPVYNADHLFKEGARATIRQTRAVKSADTKPAIDFVEPSAAADKPVTTTAHSIVRSTGTPAVNLTWKMYDEINVGQECECSLIVENTSDAAAHEVIVDATFPNSVRLLDAEPKPANSVERLTWEFPELAAGSKTEIRIRLIPSIPGELATAANVRFTGTSIANFQVDEPLLKVEMKGPESAVIGDPTPHMVTVSNPGTGVAHNVVLQATIPEGLKHSKGTDLSIGVGSLGPGESRSIRLAMAAVNGGDHIVLVQATGKGGLKQRAASRIEIVAPSLDVNLDGPSLRYINRRGKYSVTVTNDGGAASNNVRVYHEIPTGFEFVKASNGGKADSTGKGVTWYVGHLDAGQSVELDIELLAKTIGDFKHHVRVTSDEGSHKEIEMAANVEGSAALVMVVDDRDDPVEVGAETSIEVRVENRGSKAAANMGISIELPNGIELINAEGPSAHIAENGLLVFRSIPELGPSETATYQLRIIGSNAGNLRFRARLTSDSIQQPLIVEELTKFYGE